The Dokdonella koreensis DS-123 genome has a segment encoding these proteins:
- a CDS encoding response regulator transcription factor yields MLKVLIADDHPLFRLALRQAVAGIDTGVRITEADDLDAARAQLAEHPDTDLALLDLHMPGNHGLMGLASLRAEFPAVAVAMVSAHDEPDTIRRALAYGAAGFIAKRAGLEDLQTALRAILACQTWIPPERRADVAATGTDAGDGTLATRLNTLSPQQFRVLALVAQGRLNKQIAAALAIQERTVKAHVTAIFEKLGVRNRTQAGVLLSTLQLTAREHDDPAAGA; encoded by the coding sequence ATGCTCAAGGTGCTGATCGCCGACGACCATCCGCTGTTCCGGCTGGCGCTGCGGCAGGCGGTGGCCGGCATCGACACCGGCGTGCGGATCACCGAGGCCGACGACCTGGATGCCGCGCGCGCGCAGCTGGCCGAGCATCCGGACACCGACCTGGCCCTGCTCGACCTGCACATGCCCGGCAACCACGGCCTGATGGGCCTGGCGTCGCTGCGCGCCGAGTTCCCGGCCGTCGCCGTCGCGATGGTCTCGGCCCACGACGAGCCGGACACGATCCGCCGTGCGCTCGCCTACGGCGCGGCCGGCTTCATCGCCAAGCGCGCCGGTCTGGAGGACCTGCAGACAGCCCTGCGCGCGATCCTCGCCTGCCAGACCTGGATTCCGCCCGAGCGGCGCGCGGACGTCGCCGCGACCGGCACCGATGCCGGCGACGGCACACTGGCGACCCGGCTCAATACCTTGAGTCCGCAGCAGTTCCGTGTGCTGGCCCTGGTCGCGCAGGGGCGGCTCAACAAGCAGATCGCCGCTGCGCTGGCGATCCAGGAACGCACCGTGAAGGCGCACGTCACCGCGATCTTCGAGAAGCTGGGCGTGCGCAACCGCACGCAGGCCGGCGTGCTGCTGAGCACGCTGCAGCTGACCGCGCGCGAGCACGACGATCCGGCCGCCGGTGCCTGA
- a CDS encoding pirin family protein yields MSTVSAPPAQSRRVLQLVRGQPTSDGAGVKLNRVIGQRALDMLDPFLMLDEFRSDQAGDYLAGFPNHPHRGFETVTYMLAGRMRHGDNQGNSGLLTAGSVQWMTAGRGIVHSEMPEQEDGLMWGFQLWVNLPASQKMTAPRYQDIAPERIPEVHTDEGALVRVIAGRFGTTEGPVNAAATAPLYLDVTVPAGARLALPVPDGHNGFVYVFEGAAAVGPADAAQPVQRGELAVLGRGTDVEVAAGTSPARLILVAGKPLGEPVAKYGPFVMNTQDEIVAAVRDFQSGRF; encoded by the coding sequence ATGTCCACCGTTTCCGCCCCACCGGCCCAGAGCCGGCGCGTGCTGCAGCTCGTCCGCGGCCAGCCGACCTCCGACGGCGCCGGCGTCAAGCTCAACCGCGTCATCGGCCAGCGTGCGCTCGACATGCTCGATCCGTTCCTGATGCTCGACGAGTTCCGTTCCGACCAGGCCGGCGACTACCTCGCCGGTTTTCCGAATCACCCGCACCGCGGCTTCGAGACCGTCACCTACATGCTGGCCGGGCGCATGCGCCACGGCGACAACCAGGGCAACTCGGGCCTGCTCACCGCCGGCAGCGTGCAGTGGATGACTGCCGGGCGCGGCATCGTGCATTCGGAGATGCCCGAGCAGGAGGACGGCCTGATGTGGGGCTTCCAGCTCTGGGTGAACCTGCCCGCCAGCCAGAAGATGACCGCACCGCGCTACCAGGACATCGCGCCGGAACGGATTCCCGAGGTGCACACCGACGAGGGCGCGCTGGTGCGCGTGATCGCCGGCCGCTTCGGTACCACCGAAGGCCCGGTCAACGCGGCGGCGACCGCACCGCTGTACCTGGACGTCACGGTGCCGGCCGGCGCGCGCCTGGCACTGCCGGTACCGGATGGCCACAACGGCTTCGTCTACGTGTTCGAAGGCGCCGCCGCGGTGGGCCCGGCCGATGCGGCCCAGCCGGTGCAGCGCGGCGAGCTGGCCGTGCTCGGCCGCGGCACGGACGTGGAGGTGGCCGCGGGTACGTCACCGGCGCGCCTGATCCTGGTCGCGGGCAAGCCGCTGGGCGAACCGGTCGCCAAGTACGGTCCGTTCGTGATGAACACGCAGGACGAGATCGTCGCGGCAGTACGCGACTTCCAGTCCGGTCGCTTCTGA
- a CDS encoding S9 family peptidase, whose translation MRALLLAATMAAGMPAMAEKLSLQSVYEGGGLNGPVPRSLKISPDGQRVTFLRAKAGDQNRLDLWEYHVKDQRTRLLVDADTLGGEEALSDAEKARRERARMAGLSGIVDYHWSPDGTKLLFPVGGELYLYELAAKDKPLRKLDTGGDFIDPQISPAGGYVSFVRDQNLWVIELATDTLRPLTRDGGGTIHNGEAEFVAQEEMSRSEGYWWAPDDSAIAFQRYDEAAVPVVKRFEVYADRTDVIEQRYPAAGDPNVESRLGLVAPGGGAVRWIDLGEDRDIYLARVKWLPDARRLSYQIQPRSQRRLDLKLVDVATLEQRTLLSETSSTWINLNDDLRFLDKHQAFIWGSERTGFHHLYLYDLDGTLKHAISRGDWNIDGLSGVDEKAGLVYVASNRDFVPDTQIYALKLDGSTADRPQRISREDGTHAATFAKSGAFYLDAFSDPHTPPQVSLRKPDGSRLAWIEENRLDERHPYAPYRAAFVEPQFGTLKSDDGQTLHYRLYRPADATDASGEPRRHPVFVFYYGGPGVQSVARSWGDHFNQYMVQRGYVVFTVDNRGMARRGRQFSDAIHRQLGVAEVADQLAGIRWLKEQPFVDGERIGVFGWSYGGYLTTMLLAKASGEIAAGAAVAPVTDWALYDTHYTERYLSTPADNPAGYIRSTPFAWLDGMSAPLLLVHGMADDNVLFTHSTRLMAALQEKGTPFELMTYPGGKHGLSTPAMRMHVYTLITNFFDRTLRRGEAAAAR comes from the coding sequence ATGCGAGCGTTGTTGTTGGCCGCCACGATGGCGGCGGGAATGCCTGCGATGGCCGAGAAGCTGAGCCTGCAAAGCGTCTACGAGGGCGGCGGCCTCAACGGTCCGGTGCCGCGCAGTCTGAAGATCTCGCCGGACGGCCAGCGTGTGACGTTCCTGCGCGCCAAGGCGGGCGACCAGAACCGGCTGGACCTGTGGGAGTACCACGTCAAGGACCAGCGCACGCGCCTGCTGGTGGATGCCGATACGCTGGGTGGCGAGGAGGCCCTCAGCGACGCCGAGAAAGCGCGGCGCGAACGCGCGCGCATGGCCGGCCTCAGCGGCATCGTCGACTACCACTGGTCGCCGGACGGCACCAAGCTGCTGTTCCCGGTCGGCGGCGAGCTGTACCTGTACGAGCTGGCCGCGAAGGACAAGCCGCTGCGCAAGCTGGACACCGGCGGCGACTTCATCGATCCGCAGATCTCGCCGGCCGGCGGCTACGTGTCCTTCGTGCGTGACCAGAACCTGTGGGTCATCGAGCTGGCCACCGATACCCTGCGTCCGCTGACCCGCGACGGCGGCGGCACGATCCACAACGGCGAAGCCGAGTTCGTCGCGCAGGAGGAGATGAGCCGCAGCGAGGGCTACTGGTGGGCGCCCGACGATTCGGCGATCGCGTTCCAGCGCTACGACGAAGCCGCCGTGCCGGTGGTCAAGCGCTTCGAGGTCTACGCCGACCGCACCGACGTGATCGAGCAGCGCTATCCCGCGGCCGGCGATCCGAACGTCGAATCCCGGCTGGGTCTGGTCGCGCCGGGCGGCGGCGCCGTGCGCTGGATCGACCTGGGCGAGGACCGCGACATCTACCTGGCGCGCGTCAAATGGCTGCCGGATGCGCGCCGCCTGTCCTACCAGATCCAGCCGCGCAGCCAGCGCCGGCTCGATCTGAAGCTGGTGGACGTCGCGACGCTCGAGCAGCGCACGCTGCTCAGCGAGACCAGCTCGACCTGGATCAACCTCAACGACGACCTGCGCTTCCTCGACAAGCACCAGGCGTTCATCTGGGGCAGCGAGCGCACCGGTTTCCACCACCTGTACCTCTACGACCTCGACGGCACGCTCAAGCACGCGATCAGCCGCGGCGACTGGAACATCGACGGCCTGTCCGGCGTGGACGAGAAGGCCGGCCTGGTCTATGTCGCCTCCAACCGCGACTTCGTGCCCGACACGCAGATCTACGCGCTCAAGCTCGACGGCTCGACCGCCGACCGGCCGCAGCGGATCAGCCGCGAAGACGGCACGCACGCGGCGACGTTCGCCAAGAGCGGGGCGTTCTACCTCGACGCCTTCAGCGATCCGCACACGCCGCCGCAGGTCAGCCTGCGCAAGCCCGACGGCAGCCGGCTGGCCTGGATCGAGGAGAACCGGCTCGACGAGCGGCATCCCTACGCGCCGTACCGGGCGGCGTTCGTCGAACCGCAGTTCGGCACGCTCAAGAGCGACGACGGGCAGACCCTGCACTACCGCCTCTACCGGCCGGCGGATGCGACGGATGCTTCCGGCGAGCCGCGGCGCCATCCGGTCTTCGTCTTCTACTACGGCGGTCCGGGCGTCCAGAGCGTCGCGCGCAGCTGGGGCGATCACTTCAACCAGTACATGGTCCAGCGCGGCTACGTCGTGTTCACGGTCGACAACCGCGGCATGGCCCGCCGGGGCCGGCAGTTCTCCGATGCGATCCACCGCCAGCTCGGCGTGGCGGAGGTGGCCGACCAGCTCGCCGGCATCCGCTGGCTCAAGGAGCAGCCGTTCGTCGACGGCGAGCGCATCGGCGTGTTCGGCTGGAGCTACGGCGGCTACCTGACGACGATGCTGCTGGCGAAGGCCTCCGGCGAGATCGCCGCCGGCGCCGCGGTGGCGCCGGTCACGGACTGGGCGCTCTACGACACCCACTACACCGAGCGCTACCTGTCCACGCCCGCGGACAATCCGGCCGGCTACATCCGCAGCACGCCGTTCGCCTGGCTGGACGGAATGAGTGCGCCACTGCTGCTGGTGCACGGCATGGCCGACGACAACGTGCTGTTCACGCATTCCACGCGGCTGATGGCCGCGTTGCAGGAAAAAGGCACGCCGTTCGAGCTGATGACCTACCCCGGCGGCAAGCACGGCCTGTCGACGCCGGCGATGCGCATGCACGTCTACACGCTGATCACGAACTTCTTCGACCGCACGCTGCGGCGCGGCGAGGCGGCGGCCGCGCGTTAG
- a CDS encoding winged helix-turn-helix domain-containing protein, which produces MARLLYRFGDCSVDPAARELCRNGTPVTVSPKVFDVIAYLIDRRDRAVGRDELIAAVWGRADVTDALLGQVVLKARRAIGDTGDEQNAIRTIPRFGYRWVAELATEERPDPPPAAGPAMAGADASGDRAPPAVAAPSPRRGRSRWVAAATVLALAVAVLTVLALMRGRHGASPLAPRATPAAADAVAVLPLVIAAEPEWGWLRLGLMDLVATRLRGAGLAVVPNETIVALTRDPPADAAILASNVRVVTGAQRLLTSSATRGPGGWRVRLELHPADGEPILIEAQQPDAAAAARVAVAQLLLRLGKPVSAEATATTALDDVRQRAEAALLSDQLEEVQRIIQAAPPDVRDAPLLRLRLAQVDFRSGRMIEARAKLDRLLADVGPEADPVLRALILTVSSSVRIHLGDAAAAGRDCAAAVALVADRDEPGMLGRAYTACGIAEAVQGRFDAAMSEFARARIALEITGDALSLARIEANEGLMESTRGRYAEGLAVMRRSEEHFRRLGGRNEMMMALDDQIDALLALLQPLEALATSERAWGLLPQISNTGLRHSVQVQHARALAANGRLGEAAALLVRITSEAATEQDQPVLGHALAERARIELATGRADAAAGHAAEAVQTLAGPDRGRARAQAWLTRVRALRVLARDADAAAEVRGFADWAATAQVPASTVLAQLAQAELHSTAQPAAATAAYEQALAQAERTGIPADVVEVVVSWGNALLDAGQTERASAVAGRVQRWAGTDFRSSLLQARLYRALGQEAAWREALQRTQRLAGERPIPPTDGSALLAPFGAAPPSPPSD; this is translated from the coding sequence ATGGCCCGTCTTCTCTACCGCTTCGGGGATTGCAGCGTCGATCCGGCGGCGCGTGAGCTGTGCCGGAACGGCACGCCGGTCACGGTGTCGCCGAAGGTGTTCGACGTGATCGCGTACCTGATCGACCGGCGCGACCGCGCCGTGGGCCGCGACGAGCTGATCGCGGCGGTCTGGGGGCGCGCCGACGTCACCGATGCCCTGCTCGGCCAGGTCGTGCTGAAGGCCCGCCGCGCGATCGGCGATACCGGCGACGAGCAGAACGCGATCCGCACGATCCCGCGCTTCGGCTACCGCTGGGTCGCCGAACTGGCCACCGAGGAACGCCCCGACCCACCGCCTGCGGCCGGGCCGGCGATGGCGGGCGCGGACGCTTCCGGTGACCGCGCGCCGCCGGCTGTCGCGGCGCCGTCGCCACGCCGCGGCCGTTCGCGCTGGGTGGCGGCGGCGACGGTCCTGGCGCTGGCCGTCGCTGTGCTGACGGTGCTCGCGCTCATGCGCGGGCGACACGGGGCATCGCCGCTGGCACCCCGGGCGACGCCGGCCGCAGCCGATGCCGTTGCCGTGCTGCCGCTGGTGATCGCCGCCGAACCGGAATGGGGCTGGCTGCGCCTGGGGCTGATGGATCTGGTCGCCACGCGCCTGCGCGGCGCGGGCCTGGCGGTGGTCCCCAACGAGACGATCGTCGCGCTGACGCGCGATCCGCCGGCCGATGCGGCGATCCTCGCCTCGAACGTCCGTGTGGTGACCGGCGCGCAGCGGCTGCTGACGTCGAGCGCGACACGCGGCCCCGGCGGCTGGCGCGTGCGCCTGGAACTGCACCCGGCCGACGGCGAACCGATCCTGATCGAGGCGCAGCAGCCCGATGCCGCGGCGGCGGCGCGCGTGGCGGTCGCGCAATTGCTGCTGCGGCTCGGCAAGCCGGTGAGCGCCGAGGCGACGGCGACCACGGCGCTCGACGACGTGCGTCAGCGCGCGGAGGCGGCCCTGCTGTCGGACCAGCTCGAGGAGGTGCAGCGGATCATCCAGGCCGCACCGCCGGATGTTCGCGATGCGCCGCTGCTGCGCCTGCGCCTGGCGCAGGTCGATTTCCGCAGCGGCCGCATGATCGAGGCACGCGCGAAGCTGGACCGCCTGCTCGCCGACGTCGGACCCGAGGCCGATCCGGTGCTGCGTGCCCTGATACTGACCGTGTCGAGCTCGGTCCGGATCCATCTCGGCGATGCGGCGGCGGCCGGCCGCGACTGCGCCGCCGCGGTCGCGCTGGTGGCCGACCGCGACGAACCGGGCATGCTCGGCCGCGCGTACACGGCCTGCGGCATCGCCGAGGCGGTCCAGGGCCGGTTCGACGCGGCGATGAGCGAGTTCGCGCGGGCGCGCATCGCGCTGGAGATCACCGGCGATGCGCTGTCGCTCGCGCGCATCGAGGCGAACGAAGGCCTGATGGAGAGCACGCGTGGCCGCTATGCCGAAGGCTTGGCGGTCATGCGCCGCTCGGAGGAGCACTTCCGGCGCCTGGGCGGACGCAACGAGATGATGATGGCCCTCGACGACCAGATCGACGCCCTGCTCGCGCTGCTGCAACCGCTGGAGGCGTTGGCGACCAGCGAGCGTGCCTGGGGGCTGCTGCCGCAGATCAGCAACACCGGCCTGCGCCATTCGGTGCAGGTGCAGCATGCGCGCGCCCTGGCGGCGAACGGCCGGCTCGGCGAGGCTGCGGCCCTGCTGGTGCGGATCACCAGCGAGGCGGCGACGGAACAGGACCAGCCGGTGCTGGGACATGCGCTCGCGGAGCGCGCCCGCATCGAGCTGGCGACCGGCCGCGCCGACGCCGCGGCCGGGCATGCGGCCGAGGCGGTGCAGACGTTGGCCGGGCCGGACCGCGGCCGCGCGCGGGCGCAGGCCTGGCTGACGCGCGTGCGCGCCCTGCGCGTGCTCGCGCGCGACGCCGACGCGGCTGCCGAGGTGCGCGGCTTCGCTGACTGGGCCGCCACGGCGCAGGTCCCGGCCAGCACGGTGCTGGCGCAGCTGGCACAGGCGGAGCTGCACTCGACGGCGCAGCCCGCGGCCGCCACGGCCGCCTACGAGCAGGCGCTCGCGCAGGCCGAGCGCACCGGCATCCCGGCTGATGTCGTCGAAGTCGTCGTGTCCTGGGGCAATGCCCTGCTCGATGCCGGCCAGACCGAACGGGCCAGCGCGGTGGCCGGGCGCGTGCAGCGCTGGGCGGGGACCGATTTCCGCTCCAGCCTGCTGCAGGCGCGCCTGTACCGGGCGCTCGGCCAGGAGGCCGCCTGGCGCGAAGCGCTCCAGCGCACGCAGCGGCTGGCCGGCGAGCGCCCGATCCCGCCGACCGACGGGTCGGCGCTGCTGGCGCCGTTCGGCGCCGCGCCGCCGTCGCCGCCAAGCGATTGA
- a CDS encoding FG-GAP repeat protein: MVQSPVHRTLCRFVLPLAALFLNALVIASPPAHPAAEIWTEQRVLDPQAQGFDHFGQAVAISGPVALVSASEATIDGQSSQGKVLVYRQAADGSWGLVQTLVASDGAAYNEFGWSVAVSGRTAVIGALNARIGSNNSQGAAYVFTQGDDGTWTETQKLVASDGMPVDWFGNAVALTDDMIVVAAYGAHYNDQMMRGSVYVYTQVDGRWTQTQQLAAADGTVGDGFGSAIALSGANLLVSAPGADIDDRHAQGAVYRFARADGAWHQAQKIVVAEGVENDQLGSSLAIDGDTALVGAMWRAGGQGVVYVFTGSAGDWVQSQRLSAADGAANGTEGIGLPPTDNFGMTVALQNGTAIVGASNVTIDGTEGQGAAYLFRRSGGTLAGAHTFTKYEGIVSPYFGAAVALDGDNVLVGVFGYTPDWEHYQQGAAYFYRRAAAGIPASERAVLVDLYERTNGADWWDMNGWLGAPGTECDWTGVTCDESGTTVTGLMFGFTNMTGTLPPTLNQLTNLASLQIADQSQLVGSFPSLAGLTQLQSIDIRSTGVSGNLPSLAGLTSLQSAMFLNNNFSGSIPPFGELPALTWFSAAGNRLGGSLPSLAGLSALEGFFVGGNLLVGPPPAPSPNLGPYGAELCPNALQHVPSPEWDAITGITPWYRDCTDAPPETIFGDGFDGP, encoded by the coding sequence ATGGTCCAGTCCCCTGTCCATCGGACGCTTTGCCGATTCGTGCTGCCGCTGGCAGCCCTGTTCCTCAACGCCCTCGTCATCGCCTCGCCGCCCGCCCACCCCGCCGCGGAGATCTGGACCGAGCAGCGCGTGCTCGATCCGCAGGCGCAAGGCTTCGACCACTTCGGCCAGGCGGTCGCGATTTCCGGTCCGGTCGCGCTGGTGTCGGCTTCCGAGGCGACGATCGACGGCCAATCCTCCCAGGGCAAGGTGCTGGTCTACCGGCAGGCCGCGGACGGCAGCTGGGGCCTCGTGCAGACCCTGGTCGCCAGCGACGGCGCCGCCTACAACGAGTTCGGCTGGTCCGTCGCGGTGTCCGGCCGCACGGCGGTCATCGGCGCGCTCAACGCGAGGATCGGCAGCAACAACTCGCAGGGCGCGGCCTACGTGTTCACGCAGGGCGACGACGGCACCTGGACCGAGACGCAGAAGCTGGTCGCCAGCGACGGCATGCCGGTCGACTGGTTCGGCAATGCGGTGGCCCTGACCGACGACATGATCGTCGTGGCGGCCTACGGCGCGCACTACAACGACCAGATGATGCGTGGATCGGTCTACGTGTACACGCAGGTCGACGGCCGCTGGACGCAGACGCAGCAACTGGCCGCTGCCGACGGCACCGTCGGCGACGGCTTCGGCTCCGCCATCGCGCTGTCGGGGGCGAACCTGCTGGTCAGCGCTCCGGGCGCTGACATCGACGACCGCCATGCGCAGGGCGCGGTGTATCGCTTCGCGCGGGCCGACGGCGCCTGGCACCAGGCGCAGAAAATCGTCGTCGCGGAAGGTGTCGAGAACGACCAGCTCGGCTCTTCGCTCGCGATCGACGGCGACACCGCGCTGGTCGGCGCGATGTGGCGTGCGGGTGGCCAGGGCGTGGTCTACGTGTTCACCGGGAGCGCCGGCGACTGGGTGCAGAGCCAGCGGCTGAGCGCGGCCGATGGCGCGGCGAACGGGACCGAAGGCATCGGCCTGCCGCCGACCGACAACTTCGGCATGACGGTCGCCCTGCAGAACGGAACGGCGATCGTCGGCGCCAGCAACGTGACGATCGACGGCACCGAAGGACAGGGCGCGGCCTACCTGTTCCGCCGGTCCGGCGGCACGCTGGCCGGCGCCCACACGTTCACCAAGTACGAAGGCATCGTCTCGCCGTACTTCGGTGCCGCGGTCGCGCTCGACGGCGACAACGTGCTGGTCGGCGTGTTCGGCTACACGCCCGACTGGGAGCACTACCAGCAGGGCGCGGCCTACTTCTACCGCCGCGCGGCGGCCGGCATTCCCGCCAGCGAGCGTGCGGTGCTGGTGGACCTCTACGAGCGGACCAACGGCGCGGACTGGTGGGACATGAACGGCTGGCTGGGGGCGCCCGGTACCGAATGCGACTGGACCGGCGTGACCTGCGACGAAAGCGGCACCACCGTGACCGGGTTGATGTTCGGCTTCACGAACATGACGGGCACGCTGCCGCCGACCCTGAACCAGCTGACCAACCTCGCCAGCCTGCAGATCGCCGATCAGAGCCAGCTGGTCGGTTCGTTCCCGTCGCTGGCCGGCCTGACGCAGCTGCAATCGATCGACATCCGCAGCACCGGCGTGAGCGGCAACCTGCCGTCGCTGGCCGGCCTGACCAGCCTGCAGTCGGCGATGTTCCTCAACAACAACTTCAGCGGCTCGATACCGCCGTTCGGCGAGCTGCCGGCGCTGACCTGGTTCTCGGCCGCCGGCAACCGCCTCGGCGGCAGCCTGCCGTCGCTGGCCGGCTTGTCCGCGCTGGAGGGGTTCTTCGTGGGCGGCAACCTGCTGGTCGGTCCGCCGCCGGCGCCGTCCCCGAACCTCGGCCCGTACGGCGCCGAGCTGTGCCCGAATGCCCTGCAGCACGTGCCGTCGCCGGAATGGGATGCGATCACCGGCATCACGCCCTGGTACCGCGACTGCACCGATGCGCCGCCGGAGACGATCTTCGGCGACGGCTTCGACGGACCGTAG
- a CDS encoding ATP-binding cassette domain-containing protein, which translates to MNAALEVRGLSAGYPEAFPLQVLDGIDLRVPRGEWVALLGANGSGKSTLLDCIGGRRQAAGTILIDGVVLSDRGPDARRRLGHAVGAERLPAVLTGHECLAVHAAAHGRAAIGDDVLALAADLALAPRLHEPVAMYSYGMRQKLGVLLALAGAPALLLLDESLNGLDPTSGLVLKRHLRARTADGCAIVLATHALDVVEHWVDRALLLHEGRIAADWDRDRLDALGGLGLEAALAEATRPLP; encoded by the coding sequence ATGAACGCGGCGCTGGAGGTGCGCGGACTGTCGGCCGGCTATCCGGAGGCGTTTCCGTTGCAGGTGCTCGATGGCATCGACCTGCGCGTGCCGCGTGGCGAATGGGTGGCCCTGCTCGGCGCCAATGGCAGCGGCAAGAGCACGCTGCTCGATTGCATCGGCGGACGTCGCCAGGCCGCCGGAACGATCCTGATCGACGGCGTGGTCCTGTCCGACCGTGGGCCGGACGCCCGGCGGCGCCTGGGCCATGCCGTCGGTGCCGAGCGCCTGCCGGCGGTGCTAACCGGGCACGAATGCCTGGCCGTCCATGCCGCCGCGCACGGCCGCGCGGCGATCGGCGACGACGTGCTGGCGCTGGCGGCGGACCTGGCGCTGGCACCGCGCCTGCACGAGCCGGTGGCAATGTATTCCTACGGCATGCGGCAGAAGCTCGGCGTGCTGCTGGCGCTGGCCGGCGCGCCGGCCCTGCTGCTGCTGGACGAGTCGCTCAACGGGCTCGATCCCACCAGCGGCCTTGTGCTCAAGCGGCACCTGCGGGCGCGCACCGCCGACGGCTGCGCGATCGTGCTGGCCACGCATGCACTGGACGTGGTCGAGCACTGGGTCGACCGCGCGCTGCTGCTGCACGAAGGCCGCATCGCCGCCGACTGGGACCGCGATCGCCTCGACGCCCTGGGCGGTCTCGGTCTGGAGGCGGCGCTGGCGGAGGCGACGCGCCCGCTGCCGTGA
- a CDS encoding 3-hydroxybutyrate oligomer hydrolase family protein has protein sequence MPPRSCLLLVSLLLLGACAAPARRERPPSPMTDFLASPIRETRHAGGDDLLTAGLGLAGLRGAPVAFADPERPTPEELRRRAIQVSWKGIADLGPLGGYGTLYGSTATVTGREFSAFARLPGAHSPHRVLVQVPDAFDASARCLVVTASSGSRGIYGAIALAGAAGLPRGCAVAYTDKGTGSGYFDPATRSGVQLDGTRAAAGTALLEFEPAADVPSDAGIAVKHAHSGDNPEADWGRHLLQAARFGLAMLDRAHPDQAPFTPANTRIVAIGLSNGGGAVLRAAGIDDGLLDAAIALAPNIATPGRGRALYDYATEAALWLPCALLDPRFDPVPMAREADGSAPAAGRARCASLQAHGLPGSAAPAATALAQLRAAGWSDAALATAASTTRLDLWRAVAATYASGYLRAPAGPMPCGFGFSGHDAQGRPGVVSEAVRAAWWADASGIPPGAGVLLTAPAATGEDPAWPGLACLRGLWTGTDAPATRLRAAVEATRAALPRRDLPVVVIHGEADGLVPMAFSAEPYVEWLRAHDRTPTWWPIAHGQHFDAFLALPGFGDRYVPLLAYGYAAFDTVLDALRSGGPLRLPPAPQPRARGNGALEAAHLGLR, from the coding sequence ATGCCGCCACGTTCTTGTCTGTTGCTTGTGTCGCTCCTGCTGCTCGGCGCCTGCGCCGCGCCGGCGCGGCGCGAACGTCCGCCTTCGCCGATGACCGACTTCCTTGCCAGCCCGATCCGCGAGACGCGCCATGCCGGCGGCGACGACCTGCTGACCGCGGGCCTGGGCCTGGCCGGGTTGCGCGGCGCGCCGGTCGCGTTCGCCGACCCGGAGCGGCCCACGCCGGAGGAGCTGCGGCGGCGTGCGATCCAGGTCAGCTGGAAGGGCATCGCCGACCTCGGGCCGCTCGGCGGCTACGGCACGCTGTACGGCAGCACGGCGACGGTGACCGGTCGCGAGTTCTCGGCATTCGCGCGCCTGCCCGGTGCGCATTCGCCGCACCGCGTGCTGGTGCAGGTGCCGGACGCGTTCGATGCGTCGGCACGCTGCCTGGTCGTGACCGCCTCGTCCGGTTCGCGCGGCATCTACGGCGCGATCGCATTGGCCGGCGCGGCCGGCCTGCCGCGCGGCTGCGCCGTGGCCTACACCGACAAGGGCACCGGCAGCGGCTACTTCGACCCGGCCACGCGCAGCGGCGTGCAGCTGGACGGCACGCGCGCCGCGGCCGGCACGGCGCTGCTGGAGTTCGAACCGGCGGCCGACGTTCCCAGCGACGCGGGGATCGCGGTCAAGCATGCCCATTCGGGCGACAACCCCGAGGCCGACTGGGGCCGGCACCTGCTGCAGGCGGCGCGCTTCGGCCTGGCGATGCTCGACCGCGCGCATCCGGACCAGGCGCCGTTCACGCCGGCCAATACGCGCATCGTCGCGATCGGCCTGTCCAACGGCGGCGGCGCGGTGCTGCGTGCGGCCGGGATCGACGACGGCCTGCTCGACGCGGCGATCGCGCTGGCGCCCAACATCGCCACGCCGGGCCGGGGCCGCGCGCTCTACGACTACGCGACCGAGGCGGCGCTGTGGCTGCCGTGCGCCCTGCTCGATCCGCGCTTCGACCCGGTGCCGATGGCGCGCGAGGCCGATGGCAGCGCGCCGGCCGCCGGCCGTGCCCGTTGTGCGTCGCTGCAGGCGCACGGCCTGCCCGGCAGTGCCGCGCCGGCCGCCACGGCGCTGGCGCAGCTGCGGGCCGCCGGCTGGTCCGACGCGGCGCTGGCGACCGCCGCGAGTACCACGCGCCTGGACCTGTGGCGCGCGGTAGCCGCGACCTATGCCTCGGGCTACCTGCGGGCGCCGGCCGGCCCGATGCCGTGCGGCTTCGGCTTCAGCGGCCACGATGCGCAGGGGCGGCCGGGCGTCGTCTCCGAGGCGGTGCGCGCGGCATGGTGGGCGGACGCCAGCGGCATTCCGCCCGGTGCCGGCGTGCTGCTGACCGCGCCCGCCGCGACCGGTGAGGATCCGGCCTGGCCCGGCCTGGCCTGCCTGCGCGGCCTGTGGACCGGCACCGATGCCCCGGCGACGCGCCTGCGCGCGGCGGTCGAGGCGACCCGCGCCGCGCTGCCGCGTCGCGACCTGCCGGTCGTGGTCATCCACGGCGAAGCGGACGGGCTGGTGCCGATGGCGTTCAGTGCCGAGCCGTACGTGGAATGGCTGCGCGCCCACGATCGCACGCCCACCTGGTGGCCGATCGCCCACGGCCAGCATTTCGATGCGTTCCTCGCCCTGCCCGGCTTCGGCGATCGCTACGTGCCGTTGCTGGCCTATGGCTATGCCGCATTCGACACGGTACTGGACGCGCTGCGCAGCGGCGGGCCACTGCGCTTGCCACCGGCCCCGCAACCACGCGCACGCGGCAACGGTGCGCTGGAAGCGGCACATCTGGGCCTGCGCTGA